A region of Argentina anserina chromosome 5, drPotAnse1.1, whole genome shotgun sequence DNA encodes the following proteins:
- the LOC126795645 gene encoding OBERON-like protein: MEIVADEKMRMYKKAQMAVEACDRELQDKARKVQELKLERQKKKQQVEELEKIVRLKNAEADMFQLKANEAKRQADRIQRIALAKSDKSEEEYASSYLKQRLSEVEAEKQFIYEKIKLQETSRASQNSGGSIDPSQMLMYSKMHDLLYSGAPKSDCLPNEHHPFKKKILEEVFFFSF; this comes from the coding sequence ATGGAAATTGTGGCTGATGAGAAGATGAGAATGTACAAGAAAGCCCAGATGGCTGTAGAGGCTTGTGACAGGGAACTCCAGGACAAGGCCAGGAAAGTTCAAGAGCTAAAGCTTGAGAGGCAAAAAAAGAAGCAACAAGTCGAGGAGCTGGAGAAAATTGTGAGGCTAAAAAACGCAGAGGCTGATATGTTCCAACTCAAGGCCAATGAGGCTAAACGACAGGCTGACAGGATCCAGAGGATTGCTCTTGCCAAGTCAGATAAATCGGAAGAAGAATATGCTAGTAGTTACTTGAAACAGCGTTTGAGTGAAGTAGAAGCTGAGAAGCAGTTTATTTATGAGAAGATCAAACTCCAAGAAACTTCCCGGGCATCCCAGAACAGTGGTGGTAGTATTGATCCTTCTCAGATGCTGATGTATTCGAAAATGCATGATCTGCTTTATAGTGGTGCTCCCAAGTCAGACTGCTTGCCAAATGAGCACCATCCTTTCAAGAAAAAAATCCTTGaggaagtgttttttttttctttctag
- the LOC126794346 gene encoding uncharacterized protein LOC126794346 isoform X3, protein MCTKCDDRCSCRNAQLSLEEKKNAGDSSNLVFPRRFSQLSVISIMSESAAPDLVYKRKRLPENCATIRPGCDAKSLRTGDCLSCIHSDAPSLAGKDRYIHAQRGELSAISVTSESVAPDLVYKRRKLQENSVPILSACDVKNPRTGDCYSFIHTDARSHAGKEQYDHSQKGSAISMSESSAPNLVYERKKLQENCVAKLSACDMLNPRTGDCLSFVHTDAPTLSGKDQYFHSLKVNQDGPCVCNGESVIKSQSFLGLSVDEELVSDKAPKASVPKGLEVDSVNDSCSSSKSNMENLSTSNKTEVDETAECSSSSAIVMEAVGDLSEKDFCISILKSHGLLGEIQNTRSCGSAEGSDTSSSKTCRRSCKFCNRSETSLKLLICDNCEEAFHMSCCQPRIKKVPIDEWFCYSCLTEKHTLLKERVTRKFPNITSVMSRSASSKDDVNPILLMLRDTEPYRTSVRVGKGFQADVPDWSGPVNNENIGEPAELHPSEYARLHEFNASKPTKVRSISNWIQCREVVDPESGIRCGKWRRIHTY, encoded by the exons ATGTGTACAAAATGCGATGATCGTTGCAGTTGCAGAAATGCTCAACTAAGTTTGGAGGAAAAAAAGAATGCCGGGGATTCAAGCAACTTAGTTTTTCCAAGACGCTTTTCCCAGCTGTCAGTAATTAGTATAATGTCTGAAAGTGCTGCACCCGATCTTGTTTACAAGAGGAAGAGATTACCAGAAAATTGTGCCACTATACGTCCAGGATGTGATGCGAAATCCCTGAGAACTGGTGATTGCCTTTCGTGTATCCATTCAGATGCTCCTTCACTTGCTGGTAAGGATCGATATATTCATGCTCAAAGAGGGGAACTGTCAGCTATTAGTGTAACGTCTGAAAGTGTTGCACCTGATCTTGTGTACAAGAGGAGGAAGTTACAGGAAAACTCTGTCCCCATACTTTCAGCATGTGATGTGAAAAACCCGAGAACTGGTGATTGCTATTCATTTATACATACTGATGCTCGTTCACATGCTGGTAAGGAACAGTATGATCATTCTCAAAAAGGTTCAGCAATTAGTATGTCTGAAAGTTCTGCACCTAATCTCGTATACGAGAGGAAGAAGTTACAAGAAAACTGTGTTGCCAAACTTTCAGCTTGTGATATGCTAAACCCGAGAACTGGTGATTGCCTTTCATTTGTACATACTGATGCTCCTACACTTTCTGGTAAGGACCAATATTTTCATTCTCTAAAAGTGAATCAGGATGGACCATGTGTATGCAATGGAGAGTCTGTTATAAAATCACAGTCTTTTCTTGGGTTATCTGTTGATGAAGAATTAGTTTCTGATAAAGCACCTAAAGCTAGTGTTCCAAAAGGTTTAGAGGTAGACAGTGTAAACGATAGTTGTTCATCATCAAAGTCAAATATGGAGAACCTTTCAACCTCCAATAAGACGGAAGTAGATGAAACAGCTGAGTGCTCCTCATCTAGTGCAATAGTTATGGAAGCTGTGGGAGACCTGTCTGAAAAGGATTTCTGCATCTCTATTCTTAAAAGTCATGGACTGCTCGGGGAAATTCAAAACACTAGGAGTTGTGGATCTGCTGAAGGCAGTGATACCAGTAGCAGCAAGACCTGTCGAAGGTCATGCAAATTTTGTAATCGTTCAGAAACCTCTCTGAAACTGCTGATTTGTGATAATTGTGAAGAGGCATTTCACATGTCATGCTGTCAGCCACGGATAAAGAAAGTACCTATAGATGAATGGTTCTGTTATTCCTGCTTGACAGAGAAACATACACTTTTAAAAGAGAGAGTTACTAGAAAGTTTCCAAATATCACTAGTGTCATGAGTAGAAGTGCATCATCGAAGGATGATGTAAATCCCATATTACTGATGCTGAGAGACACTGAGCCATATAGAACTAGTGTTCGAGTGGGCAAAGGTTTTCAAGCGGATGTTCCTGACTGGTCTGGTCCAGTGAACAA TGAAAACATTGGTGAGCCAGCGGAGTTACATCCTTCAGAGTATGCTAGACTGCAT GAGTTCAATGCCAGCAAACCCACAAAAGTTCGCTCTATAAGTAATTGGATTCAATGCCGAGAAGTTGTGGATCCTGAAAGTGGAATAAGATGCGGAAAGTGGCGCAG GATACATACATATTGA
- the LOC126794346 gene encoding uncharacterized protein LOC126794346 isoform X2, which yields MCTKCDDRCSCRNAQLSLEEKKNAGDSSNLVFPRRFSQLSVISIMSESAAPDLVYKRKRLPENCATIRPGCDAKSLRTGDCLSCIHSDAPSLAGKDRYIHAQRGELSAISVTSESVAPDLVYKRRKLQENSVPILSACDVKNPRTGDCYSFIHTDARSHAGKEQYDHSQKGSAISMSESSAPNLVYERKKLQENCVAKLSACDMLNPRTGDCLSFVHTDAPTLSGKDQYFHSLKVNQDGPCVCNGESVIKSQSFLGLSVDEELVSDKAPKASVPKGLEVDSVNDSCSSSKSNMENLSTSNKTEVDETAECSSSSAIVMEAVGDLSEKDFCISILKSHGLLGEIQNTRSCGSAEGSDTSSSKTCRRSCKFCNRSETSLKLLICDNCEEAFHMSCCQPRIKKVPIDEWFCYSCLTEKHTLLKERVTRKFPNITSVMSRSASSKDDVNPILLMLRDTEPYRTSVRVGKGFQADVPDWSGPVNNENIGEPAELHPSEYARLHEFNASKPTKVRSISNWIQCREVVDPESGIRCGKWRRAPLFEVQTKDWDCFCSILWDPSHADCNVPQELETDEVLKQLKYVETLRPRLSAQQHNLGRANSTGDLQNRRVDTKSIQTL from the exons ATGTGTACAAAATGCGATGATCGTTGCAGTTGCAGAAATGCTCAACTAAGTTTGGAGGAAAAAAAGAATGCCGGGGATTCAAGCAACTTAGTTTTTCCAAGACGCTTTTCCCAGCTGTCAGTAATTAGTATAATGTCTGAAAGTGCTGCACCCGATCTTGTTTACAAGAGGAAGAGATTACCAGAAAATTGTGCCACTATACGTCCAGGATGTGATGCGAAATCCCTGAGAACTGGTGATTGCCTTTCGTGTATCCATTCAGATGCTCCTTCACTTGCTGGTAAGGATCGATATATTCATGCTCAAAGAGGGGAACTGTCAGCTATTAGTGTAACGTCTGAAAGTGTTGCACCTGATCTTGTGTACAAGAGGAGGAAGTTACAGGAAAACTCTGTCCCCATACTTTCAGCATGTGATGTGAAAAACCCGAGAACTGGTGATTGCTATTCATTTATACATACTGATGCTCGTTCACATGCTGGTAAGGAACAGTATGATCATTCTCAAAAAGGTTCAGCAATTAGTATGTCTGAAAGTTCTGCACCTAATCTCGTATACGAGAGGAAGAAGTTACAAGAAAACTGTGTTGCCAAACTTTCAGCTTGTGATATGCTAAACCCGAGAACTGGTGATTGCCTTTCATTTGTACATACTGATGCTCCTACACTTTCTGGTAAGGACCAATATTTTCATTCTCTAAAAGTGAATCAGGATGGACCATGTGTATGCAATGGAGAGTCTGTTATAAAATCACAGTCTTTTCTTGGGTTATCTGTTGATGAAGAATTAGTTTCTGATAAAGCACCTAAAGCTAGTGTTCCAAAAGGTTTAGAGGTAGACAGTGTAAACGATAGTTGTTCATCATCAAAGTCAAATATGGAGAACCTTTCAACCTCCAATAAGACGGAAGTAGATGAAACAGCTGAGTGCTCCTCATCTAGTGCAATAGTTATGGAAGCTGTGGGAGACCTGTCTGAAAAGGATTTCTGCATCTCTATTCTTAAAAGTCATGGACTGCTCGGGGAAATTCAAAACACTAGGAGTTGTGGATCTGCTGAAGGCAGTGATACCAGTAGCAGCAAGACCTGTCGAAGGTCATGCAAATTTTGTAATCGTTCAGAAACCTCTCTGAAACTGCTGATTTGTGATAATTGTGAAGAGGCATTTCACATGTCATGCTGTCAGCCACGGATAAAGAAAGTACCTATAGATGAATGGTTCTGTTATTCCTGCTTGACAGAGAAACATACACTTTTAAAAGAGAGAGTTACTAGAAAGTTTCCAAATATCACTAGTGTCATGAGTAGAAGTGCATCATCGAAGGATGATGTAAATCCCATATTACTGATGCTGAGAGACACTGAGCCATATAGAACTAGTGTTCGAGTGGGCAAAGGTTTTCAAGCGGATGTTCCTGACTGGTCTGGTCCAGTGAACAA TGAAAACATTGGTGAGCCAGCGGAGTTACATCCTTCAGAGTATGCTAGACTGCAT GAGTTCAATGCCAGCAAACCCACAAAAGTTCGCTCTATAAGTAATTGGATTCAATGCCGAGAAGTTGTGGATCCTGAAAGTGGAATAAGATGCGGAAAGTGGCGCAG GGCTCCTCTTTTCGAAGTTCAAACAAAAGATTGGGACTGCTTCTGCTCTATATTGTGGGATCCAAGCCATGCTGATTGTAATGTGCCTCAG GAATTGGAAACAGATGAAGTACTAAAGCAACTGAAGTATGTTGAGACG CTGAGACCCCGGCTCTCTGCTCAACAGCACAATTTGGGTCGCGCCAACAGCACTGGTGATTTACAAAACCGCAGAGTAGATACAAAAAGTATACAAACTCTTTGA
- the LOC126794346 gene encoding uncharacterized protein LOC126794346 isoform X1, translating to MCTKCDDRCSCRNAQLSLEEKKNAGDSSNLVFPRRFSQLSVISIMSESAAPDLVYKRKRLPENCATIRPGCDAKSLRTGDCLSCIHSDAPSLAGKDRYIHAQRGELSAISVTSESVAPDLVYKRRKLQENSVPILSACDVKNPRTGDCYSFIHTDARSHAGKEQYDHSQKGSAISMSESSAPNLVYERKKLQENCVAKLSACDMLNPRTGDCLSFVHTDAPTLSGKDQYFHSLKVNQDGPCVCNGESVIKSQSFLGLSVDEELVSDKAPKASVPKGLEVDSVNDSCSSSKSNMENLSTSNKTEVDETAECSSSSAIVMEAVGDLSEKDFCISILKSHGLLGEIQNTRSCGSAEGSDTSSSKTCRRSCKFCNRSETSLKLLICDNCEEAFHMSCCQPRIKKVPIDEWFCYSCLTEKHTLLKERVTRKFPNITSVMSRSASSKDDVNPILLMLRDTEPYRTSVRVGKGFQADVPDWSGPVNNENIGEPAELHPSEYARLHEFNASKPTKVRSISNWIQCREVVDPESGIRCGKWRRAPLFEVQTKDWDCFCSILWDPSHADCNVPQELETDEVLKQLKYVETVCNRQLPLNFLCLIFLSTQYISIFSMCLFKHFTGVMNAVLV from the exons ATGTGTACAAAATGCGATGATCGTTGCAGTTGCAGAAATGCTCAACTAAGTTTGGAGGAAAAAAAGAATGCCGGGGATTCAAGCAACTTAGTTTTTCCAAGACGCTTTTCCCAGCTGTCAGTAATTAGTATAATGTCTGAAAGTGCTGCACCCGATCTTGTTTACAAGAGGAAGAGATTACCAGAAAATTGTGCCACTATACGTCCAGGATGTGATGCGAAATCCCTGAGAACTGGTGATTGCCTTTCGTGTATCCATTCAGATGCTCCTTCACTTGCTGGTAAGGATCGATATATTCATGCTCAAAGAGGGGAACTGTCAGCTATTAGTGTAACGTCTGAAAGTGTTGCACCTGATCTTGTGTACAAGAGGAGGAAGTTACAGGAAAACTCTGTCCCCATACTTTCAGCATGTGATGTGAAAAACCCGAGAACTGGTGATTGCTATTCATTTATACATACTGATGCTCGTTCACATGCTGGTAAGGAACAGTATGATCATTCTCAAAAAGGTTCAGCAATTAGTATGTCTGAAAGTTCTGCACCTAATCTCGTATACGAGAGGAAGAAGTTACAAGAAAACTGTGTTGCCAAACTTTCAGCTTGTGATATGCTAAACCCGAGAACTGGTGATTGCCTTTCATTTGTACATACTGATGCTCCTACACTTTCTGGTAAGGACCAATATTTTCATTCTCTAAAAGTGAATCAGGATGGACCATGTGTATGCAATGGAGAGTCTGTTATAAAATCACAGTCTTTTCTTGGGTTATCTGTTGATGAAGAATTAGTTTCTGATAAAGCACCTAAAGCTAGTGTTCCAAAAGGTTTAGAGGTAGACAGTGTAAACGATAGTTGTTCATCATCAAAGTCAAATATGGAGAACCTTTCAACCTCCAATAAGACGGAAGTAGATGAAACAGCTGAGTGCTCCTCATCTAGTGCAATAGTTATGGAAGCTGTGGGAGACCTGTCTGAAAAGGATTTCTGCATCTCTATTCTTAAAAGTCATGGACTGCTCGGGGAAATTCAAAACACTAGGAGTTGTGGATCTGCTGAAGGCAGTGATACCAGTAGCAGCAAGACCTGTCGAAGGTCATGCAAATTTTGTAATCGTTCAGAAACCTCTCTGAAACTGCTGATTTGTGATAATTGTGAAGAGGCATTTCACATGTCATGCTGTCAGCCACGGATAAAGAAAGTACCTATAGATGAATGGTTCTGTTATTCCTGCTTGACAGAGAAACATACACTTTTAAAAGAGAGAGTTACTAGAAAGTTTCCAAATATCACTAGTGTCATGAGTAGAAGTGCATCATCGAAGGATGATGTAAATCCCATATTACTGATGCTGAGAGACACTGAGCCATATAGAACTAGTGTTCGAGTGGGCAAAGGTTTTCAAGCGGATGTTCCTGACTGGTCTGGTCCAGTGAACAA TGAAAACATTGGTGAGCCAGCGGAGTTACATCCTTCAGAGTATGCTAGACTGCAT GAGTTCAATGCCAGCAAACCCACAAAAGTTCGCTCTATAAGTAATTGGATTCAATGCCGAGAAGTTGTGGATCCTGAAAGTGGAATAAGATGCGGAAAGTGGCGCAG GGCTCCTCTTTTCGAAGTTCAAACAAAAGATTGGGACTGCTTCTGCTCTATATTGTGGGATCCAAGCCATGCTGATTGTAATGTGCCTCAG GAATTGGAAACAGATGAAGTACTAAAGCAACTGAAGTATGTTGAGACGGTATGTAATAGGCAACTTCCACTAAACTTTCTCTGCCTCATTTTCCTATCCACCCAatatatttcaattttcaGT ATGTGCTTATTCAAACACTTTACTGGAGTTATGAATGCTGTCTTGGTTTAA